The following is a genomic window from Bacteroidales bacterium.
CCGTTAGGCAAAATACTAATTCTGAAACATGTGCTAAATGCAAAATTGATGATTCTGGTCACTGCTTATGTAAAACGGCTTTTTCTCTTAAAGAAATAACTTTTTGCAATAATGAACGCCAACATTTCCAGATTGGAAAAGTCAACCTGAAGGAATCTGGTCATTATTGTGTTCCCCTAATTTGGCAAGATGAAATGTATGGAATTTTCATTCTGAATGCCAATCAGGACTTAGTACAGAATGACTTCGAAATAGAGTTTTTTAAAGCCGCAACAAATGCGATTGCAAATATTGTTGGCAACAAAAGATTTGAGGAAGAGCTGCAAATCAAAGCCCAAAAACAGAATGTTCTTAACCAAAAATTATTTGCTCAAAGCCTCGAAATTGACCAAAAGAATTTAGAAATTGAGGAGTACAATAAAAAATTACTTGCTTTAAACGAGGAGCTATCTGAAAAGAAAATAATTATTGAAAAAGCGCATAAGAATATTCTCAGCAGCATTGAATATGCAAAAACAATACAGGATGCACTACTAACGAGTAAAGAGTTAATAAATTCTTGGATTTCTGAATATTTTATCTTTTTTAAACCTAAAGAAAAAGTAAGTGGAGATTTTTACTATATAAATAAACTTGATGATAATTTAATTTTTGCAGTTGGCGATTGTACAGGACATGGTGTTCCTGGTAGTTTTCTTACAGTGCTTGGAATTACCTATTTACAAGATATTGTTAAACGAAGAGAAACTTACAATCCAGGTGAAATGCTGAATATGCTGCGACAGCGGATTAAAGAAATTTTTAAATCTTTCGGTTCTAATAATAGAAACGGATTGGATATAGCATTATGTTCCATCAATACAAAAACAAATGTTCTGCAATATGCAGGTGCAAACAATCCATTATATATTATTCGTAATAATGAACTTATTGAATATAAAGCAACAAGGAGCCCTATTGGCTTCTATCCAGTGGAAAGAACATTTGAAAATAATGTGATTAATTTAGAGAATGATGACCTTATTTACATATTCTCCGATGGATTTCAAGATCAATTCAGTGGAAATAACAACGCAAAGTTTACTCCAAAACGGTTTAGAAAAATGCTCTTAGATATTCACAAAATGCCATTACCAAAACAAGAAGAAATTATAACAGATACTTTGCAGCAATGGCAAAATGATATTGCGCAACTTGACGATATTACAATAATGGCGTTAAAATGGGAAATGTAATACAAATTAAAAGTTATCTATCTGATTAATAAACAATAATATGATTACGGAATTTTTGAAATGGGATAATTCGTTTAGCGTAAAAGTTAAAGAAATTGATGATCAGCACAAAAACCTTGTGAACATGTTAAATGAATTATATTCAGCTTTTATGAATAAAGCGCACGAAGACAAGATTGAGAAAATAGTATCATCATTGGTCGATTATGCTGTATATCATTTTAAAACTGAAGAAAAATACTTTCATCAGTTTAAATATCAGGATACTGAAGAGCACATTTTTGAACATAATGAGTTTAAAAAGACAGTATCACATTTTCAAGAGAAATTAAAGAAAAATAAAACAGCTCTTACTTATGAAGTAATAAATTTTCTTAGAGATTGGTTACAGAAGCATATTGCGGTTAGTGATATGAAATATAGTAAGTGTTTTGTTGATAATGGGCTTAAATAACCCCACTATTTAGTCAGATTGAAAAAAAGACCATTGCATAAGAACAAAACCCAATTGCGATGAATCAATATGTCTTTGTAGGTCATCAATCGTGAATTGCGAACGCCTAATCGTTTGTTGAAAATTCATAATCGACAATTTCAAACTCCCAAATGCAACCAACCACGGAAACGTTGTACCCCATTAGAATAGACACCAAATACATAAATTATGAACATAGAAAAAATAAAGAATTATAATCAGAAAATGCTTGCAGTTTTTAGTACAATGATTGTAACAGCTGCTGGAATCGGTCTTATATCCTTGATAATATTTATAATCTCGGGATTGATTCCAAATAAAAGACCAACAACAAATACATTACTCGCAGACGATAAAGTTGAAGAGTTAAAAAAGGATAGTCTTAGACAACAAATTATCTCGTATGATACGCCTAGACTTGTAGATACATTGAACCTCATATATTTATTACCTGTCAATGTAAAGACTCTTGAAAAACCCGAAGAAATGGATAAGGAAGTAATCGAACTATATGACATGGACTACAAAATGAGTTCTGGGCGAAAATTTTCAGGTAAAAGATTTTATGGAGCCTTTAATAATCTGATTGTTTATGATTATAAAAATAGTACATCTTTCAAGATTAGTGATTCAAGATTTATTGGCACTGATTTGTCCTTTGAATATTTTGACGATGAAATAATAATTGTATTTACTGGAGCAGAAAGCGATACCGATAAAGACAAGAATATTACTCTGCTTGATTTTAAATCGCTCTTTGTTTATTCACTTAAAACAAGAGAGCTTAAAAAAGTAAGTATTGAAAATTCAACTGTTAATGAAATTAAATATATCGAGAATCAGAAGGATATTCTTATCACCTTTGGATATGACAGGAATAAGAATAATAAGTTTGATTCCGATATTGAGCCGACATTTGTAATGAAATATGATTACAAGAAGGATAAATTGATTCCAATTGTGGACAAAGTCCTTGAAAAAGATTTACAGAAAATTATTGACAAAAACTAACGGGGTACAACAGCCACTAAACCCAATCAGGGCTTGATTTGCAGATGAGAAAGTTTTTCCTACCTTAGCGTAACCGTTAACGGGGGACAGGGAAACGGTTTCAAACTCCCTGTCTGGGCTTAGCGGCAAACCGTTAGCGGTCATTGTAAAAAAACGACGCGAGTACTGAAGAATAATTGATAATAAACTTCAAATGACTGAATTAAAACGAAAAGGCTCGAAATCGACAAAAGATATTCCAAAAGATATTTTGGAGGAACTAAATAACGGACAAATTGAAACCGCAAATTTAGTAGAATGGTTAGCTGTTAATCAAAGACTTCTGCTTGAAAATCTGTTAAAAAACTCAGGCCGAATAAAATATTTAAAACCAATATTAACAGACATTGACAATTTGAAAAAGCAAACTGTCAATACTATAAATGAGGCAATTGGGACAGGACTTTTCAATCAATCCACCTTAAATAGTGACACAGAAATATTGACAATTATTGCAACACACAAATCTGATTTGGTTCGTTGTTGGGCAACTTACACAATAGGTAGAAATCAAAAATTGAACATAAAACAAATACTTCAACAAATCCAACCTTTTTCTGCAGATAACCATTTTGGTGTAAGAGAAATTTGTTGGTTAGCGGTTAGACCCATTATTGCAAAAAACTTGACCGAAAGTCTTGAAATACTATCAAAATGGACAAGCCATAAAGATGAGAATATTAGACGATTTTCAAGCGAAGCAACGAGACCACGAGGTGTTTGGTGCGAACATATCGAAGAACTGAAACAAAATCCTGAATTGGGTTTGCCAATTTTAGAACCATTGAAATCTGACAAATCCAAATATGTGCAGGGCAGCGTTGGAAATTGGTTGAATGATGCAAGTAAAACACAACCTGAATTTGTTATAGACATTTGCAATAAATGGGAGAAAGAAAGTAAGACAAAAGAGACGGCATACATAATTAAAAAAGCGTTACGAACAATTGAAAAATAGAATACGAAAGAAAAAACAACGAACCGCTAACATGCGGTATAAAAAATTGCCTAGACAGTAGGTTATTCAAGAGCTGTAGCCCGCTTCAACTTTTCGTGTAATTTGACAGGAAATCGCCCGCAATCCCTTACTGACCATATTGTCAAACGTTAGCGGTCATTGTAAAAACTAAACGAAATGCATAGGTAACGTCAATAAAATAAATGCTATCGAAAATGATAAACGTTAATACTGGATTTCCCATCTTCTTCAAGCATATAGCAGACTACACCTCTATTACAGGAAATGACTTTGAAGATATTATTACTTATTTTACAAAAGTCAATTTGAAAAAAGGGGATGCATTGATAAGAATGGGGGATAAAGTTGATAATACATACTGGGTGTTAAAGGGTTTACTTATCTCTAACTATACTGATGATACTGGAAATACCTATGTAATACAATTTGCAAATGAAGGTTGTTGGATTACTGACCAGCAGGCATTCTATTATCGGGGAAGAGCCATTTTTGACATTATTTGTCTCGAACACACCGAGTTATTTTCTATTTCTTTCGAAGATAGAGAAAAGCTCTGTTCCGACATACCAAAGATGGGAGACTTTTTTCGTAAAAAAATCAACGAAAGCTATGTAAAACAACAAAAACGGCTGCTTACGTATATGACAAAAGATGCGACAGAGCGTTTTAACATACTCCGCAATGATTATCCTGAATTATTTCAAAGAGTTTCCAAAAAACTATTAGCTGCCTATTTAGGCGTTTCACGAGAAACGTTGAGCCGTTTAAAAAAATAAAGGGTTCTATTTAAAAAGTGATGTGGATCACTCAAATTCAACTTTTATAAGATGAACTTTGCAGAAAAAAAATAGAATGAAAGCATTAACGTTCTCAATACATGGCTCTACTGATGTACTTGAGTATAAAGAAGTAAGTAATCCTACATTAAAAGAGGCTGAACTATTGGTTGAAATGAAAGCTATTGGGCTCAATTTTGCTGATACTATGCGACGTAAAGGCGATTATGCCATTAGAGGCGGCTTGCCTTATATTAATGGTTTTGAAGGAGCTGGCATAATCAAGGACAACAATAACAACCCTCTGTTTAAAATTGGCGATAGAGTAGCATTTGCCGATGTTCCTTTTGCAAATGCAGAACTAGTAGCAGTACCTTTTGAAAATGCAATCCCATTGCCAGAAGAAATAAATTTTGAAACAGCAGCATCAATAATGCTACAAGGACTTACAGCTCATTATTTAGTTAATGACAGTCATAAAATAATACCGGGTGAAAATGTACTCATCCATGCTGTAGCAGGTGGTGTTGGACAATTGCTTATACAAGTATGCAAAATTGCAGGAGCAAAAGTAATTGGTTTAACATCTTCTGAAACTAAAAGGGATACTGCACTTTCATTGGGGGCAGATGCTGTTTTTTTATACAGTGACGATTGGAAAAAAAAGGTAATTGGGATCTGTCCTTATGGCTTTGATGTTGTTTATGATAGTGTAGGAAGTACAATGGCTGATAGTATTGCCGTGACAAAAACCTTCGGACAAGTTGTATTCTTTGGTATGGCTGATGGAAAACTCGAATTAGGTGATCCGCATCTAATTATAGGAAATTCAATAACAATAACAGGCGATGACTTGTGGAATTATCTTTCGTCAAGAGATCAGCGGCTTTTTAGGTCGAGGCAATTTTTTGATTTGATAATTGAA
Proteins encoded in this region:
- a CDS encoding SpoIIE family protein phosphatase encodes the protein MINAYTPFAASLSRIFQMDVKNIDSNEVLQKSFDELLSLPWSLFQTNTSFSFIKENNEFKPVRQNTNSETCAKCKIDDSGHCLCKTAFSLKEITFCNNERQHFQIGKVNLKESGHYCVPLIWQDEMYGIFILNANQDLVQNDFEIEFFKAATNAIANIVGNKRFEEELQIKAQKQNVLNQKLFAQSLEIDQKNLEIEEYNKKLLALNEELSEKKIIIEKAHKNILSSIEYAKTIQDALLTSKELINSWISEYFIFFKPKEKVSGDFYYINKLDDNLIFAVGDCTGHGVPGSFLTVLGITYLQDIVKRRETYNPGEMLNMLRQRIKEIFKSFGSNNRNGLDIALCSINTKTNVLQYAGANNPLYIIRNNELIEYKATRSPIGFYPVERTFENNVINLENDDLIYIFSDGFQDQFSGNNNAKFTPKRFRKMLLDIHKMPLPKQEEIITDTLQQWQNDIAQLDDITIMALKWEM
- a CDS encoding hemerythrin family protein, giving the protein MITEFLKWDNSFSVKVKEIDDQHKNLVNMLNELYSAFMNKAHEDKIEKIVSSLVDYAVYHFKTEEKYFHQFKYQDTEEHIFEHNEFKKTVSHFQEKLKKNKTALTYEVINFLRDWLQKHIAVSDMKYSKCFVDNGLK
- a CDS encoding DNA alkylation repair protein, translated to MTELKRKGSKSTKDIPKDILEELNNGQIETANLVEWLAVNQRLLLENLLKNSGRIKYLKPILTDIDNLKKQTVNTINEAIGTGLFNQSTLNSDTEILTIIATHKSDLVRCWATYTIGRNQKLNIKQILQQIQPFSADNHFGVREICWLAVRPIIAKNLTESLEILSKWTSHKDENIRRFSSEATRPRGVWCEHIEELKQNPELGLPILEPLKSDKSKYVQGSVGNWLNDASKTQPEFVIDICNKWEKESKTKETAYIIKKALRTIEK
- a CDS encoding Crp/Fnr family transcriptional regulator, with protein sequence MINVNTGFPIFFKHIADYTSITGNDFEDIITYFTKVNLKKGDALIRMGDKVDNTYWVLKGLLISNYTDDTGNTYVIQFANEGCWITDQQAFYYRGRAIFDIICLEHTELFSISFEDREKLCSDIPKMGDFFRKKINESYVKQQKRLLTYMTKDATERFNILRNDYPELFQRVSKKLLAAYLGVSRETLSRLKK
- a CDS encoding quinone oxidoreductase translates to MKALTFSIHGSTDVLEYKEVSNPTLKEAELLVEMKAIGLNFADTMRRKGDYAIRGGLPYINGFEGAGIIKDNNNNPLFKIGDRVAFADVPFANAELVAVPFENAIPLPEEINFETAASIMLQGLTAHYLVNDSHKIIPGENVLIHAVAGGVGQLLIQVCKIAGAKVIGLTSSETKRDTALSLGADAVFLYSDDWKKKVIGICPYGFDVVYDSVGSTMADSIAVTKTFGQVVFFGMADGKLELGDPHLIIGNSITITGDDLWNYLSSRDQRLFRSRQFFDLIIERKIKVSPPTLFKLSDGKKAHDFMESRKSTGKILLIP